Proteins encoded in a region of the Streptomyces sp. NBC_00513 genome:
- a CDS encoding ABC transporter ATP-binding protein, protein MLQAIGLTSTPRRELPPLVDDLTFEVRPGCVTALLGDPGSGKTTALRLMLELEPGRGITYFRGRPLHRIAHPGREVGVLLGDVPGNPARTVLNQLRMLCAAYGVPASRADTMLEVVGIGGLRDQRLGSLSLGMERRVALAAALLADPCTLLLDEPAAGLSPRERNWMYELLRGHAALGGAVLFTTDDAKEAARNADRVVSIRAGRLVADQDAADFARTRLRPRVAVRTPHAARLADVLGREARAARRAVEIVAESGSRLSVYGSDCAEVGEAAFRHGVLVHQLADEIGDTGTPVPPVPQARSEARTAAHATAVAAAHGESGAAAEAGSTAGPGVEPGPEVEPSAPVRGAGAGPEPGPGVGSAPGVGSGFTPFPAADGEEPGRPPRVGSGRSARAVRRVGGPLRPLRYELLRTFGTATPLLTSAAVVVVSVAITLVLARLGHTPQNRLLAAWPRSLPLPPAALGAGLLGALAFGEEYRYPSLSADRGTVPRRMGLLAAKLGVCAVLALLLGGLAVTADAAALGLVFDSGPLDQPAEWIAPAASWAGLLIGCAWAGVLASGVFRSAAAGLAAVLVVPVMVVPLVRKSLHGPSAYPTDGLASRLRELSWAQWPPEVDRLVIGALRVMAQPVGTALVLSLMVLLCAYGFTGLRSRVRW, encoded by the coding sequence GCAAGACCACCGCGCTGCGGCTCATGCTCGAACTCGAACCGGGCCGCGGCATCACCTACTTCCGCGGCCGTCCGCTGCACCGGATCGCGCACCCCGGCCGTGAGGTCGGCGTGCTGCTCGGCGACGTCCCCGGGAATCCGGCGCGTACGGTCCTCAACCAGTTGCGGATGCTGTGCGCCGCCTACGGGGTCCCGGCGTCGCGAGCGGACACCATGCTGGAGGTCGTGGGCATCGGCGGTCTGCGCGACCAGCGGCTCGGCTCGCTCTCGCTCGGCATGGAGCGTCGCGTCGCACTCGCGGCGGCGCTGCTGGCGGACCCCTGCACCCTGCTCCTCGACGAGCCCGCCGCCGGGCTCTCGCCACGCGAACGCAACTGGATGTACGAGCTGTTGCGCGGGCACGCCGCTCTCGGCGGCGCGGTCCTCTTCACCACCGACGACGCGAAGGAAGCCGCCCGCAACGCCGACCGGGTCGTCTCCATCAGGGCCGGCAGGCTCGTCGCGGACCAGGACGCGGCGGACTTCGCACGCACCCGACTGCGTCCCCGCGTCGCCGTGCGCACCCCGCACGCGGCCCGGCTCGCGGACGTCCTGGGCCGGGAGGCCCGGGCGGCCCGACGCGCGGTGGAGATCGTCGCGGAGAGCGGCAGCCGCCTGTCGGTCTACGGCAGCGACTGCGCGGAGGTGGGAGAAGCCGCGTTCAGGCACGGGGTGCTGGTCCACCAACTCGCGGACGAGATCGGAGACACCGGAACGCCGGTTCCGCCCGTCCCGCAGGCCCGCTCGGAGGCCCGTACGGCCGCCCACGCCACGGCCGTGGCGGCCGCCCACGGCGAGTCGGGAGCCGCGGCCGAGGCGGGATCCACCGCCGGCCCCGGGGTCGAACCCGGTCCGGAGGTCGAGCCGTCGGCGCCGGTTCGCGGTGCAGGGGCGGGCCCGGAGCCGGGGCCGGGAGTGGGGTCGGCGCCGGGAGTGGGGTCGGGGTTCACCCCGTTTCCCGCCGCCGACGGGGAGGAGCCGGGCCGGCCCCCGCGGGTCGGCTCCGGACGATCGGCCCGCGCCGTGCGTCGGGTGGGCGGACCCCTGCGCCCCCTGCGCTACGAACTGCTGCGAACCTTCGGGACCGCGACCCCGCTCCTGACCTCGGCCGCAGTCGTCGTCGTCTCCGTCGCGATCACGCTCGTCCTCGCCCGCCTCGGACACACCCCGCAGAACCGGCTGCTCGCCGCCTGGCCGCGGTCGTTGCCGCTGCCGCCCGCCGCGCTCGGCGCAGGGCTGCTCGGCGCCCTGGCCTTCGGCGAGGAGTACCGCTACCCCTCCCTGTCGGCGGACCGCGGCACGGTTCCGCGTCGAATGGGTCTGCTCGCCGCCAAGCTCGGGGTCTGCGCCGTACTCGCCCTGCTGCTCGGGGGCCTGGCCGTCACCGCGGATGCCGCGGCCCTCGGACTGGTCTTCGACTCCGGTCCGCTCGACCAGCCGGCGGAGTGGATCGCGCCGGCCGCGAGTTGGGCGGGACTGCTCATCGGCTGCGCCTGGGCCGGGGTGTTGGCCTCCGGTGTCTTTCGATCCGCGGCGGCCGGTCTGGCGGCGGTGCTCGTCGTGCCGGTGATGGTCGTACCGCTGGTGCGCAAGTCGCTGCACGGGCCGTCCGCCTACCCGACGGACGGGCTCGCCTCCAGGCTGCGCGAGTTGTCCTGGGCCCAGTGGCCACCGGAGGTGGACCGCCTGGTGATCGGCGCCCTGCGGGTGATGGCCCAACCCGTCGGCACGGCGCTGGTGTTGTCGTTGATGGTCCTGTTGTGCGCCTATGGGTTCACAGGACTGCGCAGCCGGGTCCGCTGGTGA